From one Basilea psittacipulmonis DSM 24701 genomic stretch:
- the hemC gene encoding hydroxymethylbilane synthase, whose product MAKQIIRIATRESLLALWQAEHVKKRLESLYADIQVELVKMTTRGDQILDRTLSKVGGKGLFVKELEVALLEGRADMAVHSLKDVSTQLEAGFELVAVLEREDDHDALVSEHFDTLEALPKGAIVGTSSLRREAQIRALYPHLTVKPLRGNVQTRLNKLKQGDYHAIILAAAGLKRLALSHEIKQILPYDVSLPAVGQGALGIEILSSRQDIRALLKPLICPITTACTSAERKVSTLLGGSCQVPLAAHATHKDGQLFLQALVAMPDGSRVVKADAWAPVDQAEHLGETVAQQLIQLGAKEILECQLS is encoded by the coding sequence ATGGCTAAGCAAATTATTAGAATCGCAACGCGAGAAAGTTTATTAGCTTTGTGGCAAGCGGAACATGTCAAAAAACGTTTGGAAAGTTTATACGCCGATATACAAGTTGAATTGGTAAAAATGACGACTAGGGGGGATCAAATATTAGATCGTACCTTGTCAAAAGTAGGTGGCAAAGGGCTTTTTGTAAAAGAGCTAGAAGTGGCTTTATTAGAGGGTAGAGCGGATATGGCCGTTCATTCTCTTAAAGATGTTTCTACGCAACTTGAAGCAGGGTTTGAATTGGTGGCCGTGCTGGAGCGAGAAGATGATCATGATGCCTTAGTTAGTGAGCATTTTGATACTTTGGAAGCCTTGCCTAAAGGAGCGATCGTGGGAACCTCTAGTTTAAGACGTGAGGCCCAGATAAGAGCTTTGTATCCACATTTAACGGTTAAACCTTTACGAGGTAATGTCCAAACACGTTTAAATAAGTTAAAACAAGGTGATTATCACGCGATTATTTTAGCCGCAGCGGGCTTAAAACGTTTGGCCCTATCGCATGAAATTAAACAGATATTACCTTACGACGTTTCTTTGCCAGCGGTGGGACAAGGTGCTTTAGGCATTGAAATTTTGTCTAGCCGTCAAGATATTCGAGCTTTGCTGAAACCTTTGATTTGTCCTATTACCACGGCGTGTACATCAGCTGAACGTAAGGTTTCAACATTACTAGGTGGATCATGCCAAGTACCTCTGGCTGCTCATGCCACGCACAAGGACGGTCAGTTGTTTTTACAAGCTTTGGTGGCGATGCCAGATGGCTCTCGTGTGGTCAAAGCCGATGCTTGGGCACCTGTTGATCAGGCTGAACACTTGGGTGAGACCGTGGCACAGCAATTAATTCAATTAGGCGCCAAAGAGATTCTTGAATGCCAGTTATCTTAA
- a CDS encoding heme biosynthesis HemY N-terminal domain-containing protein → MKSKFFKLIAVIAVAVVVALLLKNIPGTIMIYTGDERRVISLAVFISALIILFVVLYLLCRLLVGLLNLPSRFRRWRQLKNTEYENLLLTQSLKEVFLKNEDKGLRKLFSKGRTKERQALASLAIAKQAQYVANVEKRDHYWQQAVDYDPSLKPVAYQMKILWLLDEGNAEQANVLMQELQNNPAIKRDVRFERYQLRVLNSIKRDSSEYTELLRSMLNKKHISVEEGRQLLDENLSLRLRNVYADDGFIPLWNSLSHAEKTMPSVALVAAKYFTEHDQESKATDILARSLDVKMDKTLLTKFVHCSNQALKSRMKLVQSWLKAHPDHTDLLKAAARLCMASGLWGQAEHYIQDSLKVLPKDAESYFILGSMYDKLGKADEALTQWRIASELSTASPDVLMEQYVLQAADKTRDPSGQPDEKLQKYADEHLLKSDKS, encoded by the coding sequence ATGAAAAGCAAATTTTTTAAATTAATTGCGGTAATCGCGGTAGCAGTGGTGGTGGCACTGTTGCTAAAAAATATTCCCGGCACCATCATGATTTATACGGGAGATGAACGCCGTGTCATTTCCTTGGCAGTATTTATTTCTGCGTTAATCATTTTATTTGTAGTGCTCTACTTATTATGCCGACTATTGGTGGGATTATTGAATTTACCCTCACGCTTTAGACGTTGGCGTCAACTTAAAAATACAGAATACGAAAATCTTTTATTAACACAAAGTTTAAAAGAAGTATTTTTGAAGAACGAAGATAAAGGGTTAAGAAAATTATTCTCAAAAGGTCGCACAAAAGAACGTCAAGCTTTGGCTAGTTTAGCGATTGCCAAACAGGCCCAATATGTTGCGAATGTGGAAAAAAGAGATCATTATTGGCAACAAGCCGTGGACTATGATCCTAGCTTAAAACCAGTGGCCTACCAGATGAAAATATTATGGTTATTGGATGAGGGGAATGCTGAACAAGCCAATGTTTTGATGCAAGAACTTCAAAATAATCCAGCCATTAAACGTGATGTTCGTTTTGAGCGTTACCAATTACGTGTGTTAAACAGCATTAAACGTGATTCATCTGAATATACCGAGTTATTGCGTTCGATGTTGAACAAAAAACATATTTCGGTTGAAGAGGGGCGACAGTTATTGGATGAGAACCTATCGCTTCGCTTGAGAAACGTATATGCGGATGACGGCTTTATCCCACTTTGGAATAGTTTAAGTCATGCAGAAAAAACCATGCCATCGGTTGCTTTGGTGGCGGCAAAATATTTTACTGAGCATGATCAAGAATCAAAAGCGACGGATATTTTGGCAAGAAGTCTAGATGTGAAGATGGACAAAACGCTATTGACGAAATTTGTTCATTGTTCTAATCAGGCACTAAAATCGCGTATGAAGTTGGTGCAATCATGGCTTAAAGCCCATCCTGACCATACCGACTTGTTAAAAGCGGCGGCACGACTATGTATGGCTTCTGGTTTATGGGGGCAGGCCGAACATTATATTCAAGATAGTTTGAAAGTATTGCCTAAAGACGCAGAATCGTATTTTATTTTGGGCAGTATGTATGATAAGTTAGGCAAAGCTGATGAAGCATTGACCCAATGGCGTATCGCAAGTGAGCTTTCTACCGCGTCACCTGATGTACTTATGGAGCAGTATGTACTTCAAGCTGCCGATAAGACGAGAGATCCTAGTGGTCAACCTGATGAAAAGTTACAAAAATATGCTGATGAACACTTACTAAAATCAGATAAGAGTTAA
- a CDS encoding BUD32 family EKC/KEOPS complex subunit, with amino-acid sequence MQNLLTARLDGMISTQFEDYIQEIYHNNLHKRIIHFDFEGKGYWLKSVEFLTTLSEKIMKPCPKKAFKRELSRLLELQNKVSNVPQVVYYCDEYFVTADHGTAISQLINSGIDRQEQQKYLCMVAKQLAQLHRQDIIHGRPAIRDILYDGKNIYFIDFESFFFIHSLRMRKTRDFLIFIHSLLRNKHIDPSLLPVVVQTYREEIDPDTWQYISKRISQLLYTYPIINLCKKYIGKDGQAYYKLLAFFKNQELSFDKRG; translated from the coding sequence ATGCAAAATCTTTTAACCGCCCGATTGGATGGAATGATAAGTACGCAGTTTGAAGACTATATTCAAGAAATTTACCATAATAATCTTCACAAAAGAATTATTCATTTTGATTTTGAAGGAAAAGGCTACTGGTTAAAAAGTGTAGAGTTTTTGACTACACTGTCTGAAAAAATCATGAAACCTTGTCCCAAGAAAGCTTTTAAAAGGGAGCTTTCTCGGTTATTAGAGTTACAAAATAAAGTTAGTAATGTTCCTCAAGTGGTTTATTATTGTGATGAGTATTTTGTAACAGCAGATCACGGCACAGCGATTAGTCAGTTAATTAATTCGGGGATTGATCGACAAGAACAGCAAAAATACCTTTGTATGGTTGCAAAACAGCTGGCGCAGTTGCACCGTCAAGATATCATTCATGGACGACCTGCTATCCGTGATATTTTGTATGATGGTAAAAACATTTATTTTATTGATTTTGAATCTTTTTTCTTCATTCATAGTTTAAGAATGAGAAAAACCAGAGATTTTTTAATTTTTATTCATAGTTTATTGAGAAATAAGCATATTGATCCATCATTACTTCCCGTGGTTGTGCAAACCTATCGCGAAGAAATCGATCCCGATACTTGGCAATATATCTCAAAAAGAATCTCACAATTACTGTACACCTATCCGATCATTAATTTATGCAAAAAATACATTGGAAAGGATGGGCAGGCTTATTATAAGTTACTGGCTTTCTTTAAGAATCAAGAACTAAGTTTTGATAAAAGAGGATAG
- a CDS encoding TerC family protein, producing the protein MEWFWHINWAIVGQIVLADIMLGGDNALIIALACRDLPKDKRNLGVIMGTVGAIAIRVILIFFFIQLVKLPFLKFIGGLLLLWIGIKLLLPHDDEHNNIESSTSVWNAVKTIIMADVVMSLDNVIAITAAAENSHADHQIFYVIFGLLVSVPIIIWGSTLVLKLIDRFKIIIIFGAGLLGWIAGSMIMNDVGISNYVLNGHQPSSLIVRIAEVTCAIFVIALGSFLARKRIKNG; encoded by the coding sequence ATGGAATGGTTTTGGCACATTAATTGGGCGATTGTCGGTCAAATAGTTCTCGCCGATATTATGTTGGGCGGTGATAATGCTTTGATTATTGCATTAGCTTGTCGAGATTTACCAAAAGACAAACGAAATCTAGGCGTTATAATGGGAACGGTAGGGGCAATCGCTATCCGTGTGATTTTGATTTTCTTCTTTATTCAGTTGGTTAAACTGCCATTCCTTAAATTCATAGGTGGCTTATTGTTGTTATGGATTGGTATTAAATTATTATTACCCCATGACGATGAACATAATAATATTGAAAGTAGTACCAGCGTTTGGAATGCGGTCAAAACCATTATTATGGCGGATGTGGTGATGAGTCTAGATAATGTAATCGCCATTACAGCAGCCGCAGAAAATAGTCACGCCGATCATCAAATCTTCTACGTGATTTTTGGTTTGTTAGTCAGCGTGCCAATCATTATTTGGGGAAGTACATTAGTACTAAAACTAATCGATAGATTTAAGATTATTATTATTTTTGGTGCAGGTCTTTTAGGTTGGATTGCTGGTAGCATGATCATGAATGATGTGGGTATTTCAAACTATGTATTAAATGGCCATCAACCCTCTTCATTGATTGTCAGAATAGCTGAAGTGACATGTGCGATTTTTGTGATCGCTTTGGGTTCTTTTTTGGCAAGAAAAAGGATTAAAAATGGCTAA
- the ppa gene encoding inorganic diphosphatase, translating into MSLINVPAGSKLPEEFNVVIEIPMNGEPVKYEVDKETGAVFVDRFLICAMHYPCNYGYIPQTLSLDGDPVDVLVLAPCAVAVGSVIKCRPIGVLKMEDESGVDAKVLAVPTTKLFPTFERIQSPEDLPVQELERIKHFFEHYKDLEKGKWVKVIGWEGADAAKEEILSSKERYKG; encoded by the coding sequence ATGAGTTTAATTAATGTACCCGCAGGTTCAAAACTACCCGAAGAGTTTAATGTTGTCATTGAAATTCCAATGAATGGCGAACCCGTGAAATATGAAGTTGACAAAGAAACAGGTGCGGTTTTTGTCGATCGTTTCTTAATTTGTGCAATGCATTATCCATGCAATTATGGTTATATTCCACAAACATTATCTCTAGATGGCGATCCAGTTGACGTATTGGTGTTGGCTCCATGTGCGGTGGCAGTGGGTTCAGTGATTAAATGCCGTCCTATCGGTGTATTGAAAATGGAAGATGAAAGTGGTGTTGATGCAAAAGTGTTAGCTGTACCGACGACTAAACTTTTCCCAACATTTGAACGTATTCAATCACCAGAAGACTTGCCTGTACAAGAACTTGAACGTATTAAACACTTTTTTGAGCATTATAAAGATCTTGAAAAAGGTAAATGGGTGAAAGTAATAGGCTGGGAAGGTGCTGACGCAGCTAAAGAAGAAATTTTGTCATCAAAAGAACGCTATAAAGGTTAA
- a CDS encoding uroporphyrinogen-III synthase yields MPVILTRPDNHYLSAACQQKGWQTVDFPIFKRSVLPIEPIKTDYDLIVFVNSYAAQVFYQHYQKQFDRPLEHYWQAVVGQTSYSTLKSLGAKDVLAPPKDAQQDSESLFQSLLQSDRFHQLKKVLIVRAKEGRQWLAESLSQYGVQVDFLAVYDREINPVDRSLLEQLRALSHEKEPIVWLVSSAGMATILCDYWQRYQLFSQLDNVLCTHPKFIEQIKKSLPTSVWETEKIKFYETKPQDDEILKTIERIFYKI; encoded by the coding sequence ATGCCAGTTATCTTAACACGACCTGATAATCATTATTTATCCGCTGCTTGTCAACAAAAGGGTTGGCAAACAGTGGATTTTCCTATTTTTAAGCGTTCAGTACTACCGATTGAGCCGATTAAAACAGATTATGATTTAATCGTTTTTGTTAATTCTTACGCAGCTCAAGTATTTTATCAACATTATCAAAAACAATTTGATCGGCCCTTGGAGCATTATTGGCAAGCTGTCGTGGGTCAAACAAGCTATTCAACTTTAAAATCGCTGGGTGCAAAAGATGTTTTGGCCCCACCTAAAGATGCTCAGCAAGATTCCGAATCATTGTTTCAATCTTTGCTTCAAAGTGATAGGTTTCATCAACTAAAAAAAGTATTGATTGTTAGAGCAAAAGAGGGAAGACAATGGTTGGCCGAGTCCTTGTCACAATATGGTGTTCAAGTAGATTTTTTGGCTGTTTATGATAGAGAGATTAATCCTGTTGATCGGTCGCTTTTGGAACAACTTCGTGCCTTGTCGCATGAAAAAGAGCCGATAGTGTGGTTAGTCAGTAGTGCGGGGATGGCGACTATTTTGTGCGATTATTGGCAACGATACCAGCTTTTTTCTCAGCTTGATAACGTTCTTTGCACGCATCCCAAGTTCATTGAACAGATCAAAAAGAGCCTACCGACTAGTGTATGGGAAACGGAAAAAATTAAGTTTTATGAAACGAAACCACAAGATGATGAAATATTAAAGACAATAGAACGTATTTTTTATAAAATATAG
- the sucD gene encoding succinate--CoA ligase subunit alpha, which produces MSILINKDTKVITQGITGKTGQFHTRMCREYGNGKNAFVAGVNPKRAGEDFEGIPIYATVKDAKEATGATVSVIYVPPAGAAAAIWEAVEAELDLVVCITEGIPVRDMLELRNRMRDTGKDKTLILGPNCPGLITPEEIKIGIMPGHIHRKGRIGVVSRSGTLTYEAVAQLTELGLGQSSAVGIGGDPINGLKHIDVMKMFNDDPDTDAVVMIGEIGGPDEVNAARWIKDNMKKPVVGFIAGVTAPPGKRMGHAGALISGGADTADAKLAIMEECGIRTTRDPSKMGSLLKSVL; this is translated from the coding sequence ATGTCAATCTTAATTAATAAAGACACTAAAGTCATCACTCAAGGTATTACTGGTAAAACTGGTCAGTTCCACACTCGTATGTGTCGTGAGTATGGTAACGGTAAAAATGCTTTCGTTGCTGGTGTGAATCCTAAACGTGCCGGTGAAGATTTTGAAGGTATTCCTATTTATGCGACCGTAAAAGATGCTAAAGAAGCCACAGGTGCGACAGTATCGGTTATCTATGTACCACCAGCTGGTGCGGCTGCAGCTATCTGGGAAGCGGTCGAAGCTGAATTAGACTTAGTGGTATGTATTACCGAAGGTATTCCTGTTCGTGATATGTTGGAACTTCGCAACCGTATGCGTGATACAGGAAAAGATAAAACGTTGATTTTAGGTCCTAACTGCCCAGGTTTGATTACACCAGAAGAGATCAAAATCGGTATTATGCCAGGTCATATTCATCGCAAAGGTCGTATCGGTGTGGTTAGCCGTTCTGGTACGTTGACTTATGAAGCCGTGGCTCAGTTGACTGAACTTGGTTTAGGTCAGTCTTCTGCCGTAGGTATTGGTGGTGACCCAATTAACGGTCTAAAACACATTGACGTGATGAAGATGTTCAATGATGATCCTGATACGGATGCCGTTGTGATGATCGGTGAGATCGGTGGTCCAGATGAAGTGAATGCCGCACGTTGGATTAAAGACAACATGAAAAAACCAGTTGTTGGCTTTATCGCAGGTGTGACAGCTCCTCCAGGAAAACGTATGGGTCACGCAGGTGCCTTGATTTCAGGTGGTGCTGATACGGCTGATGCTAAATTGGCGATCATGGAAGAGTGTGGTATTCGCACTACTCGCGATCCATCAAAAATGGGTTCATTACTCAAGTCTGTATTGTAA
- the sucC gene encoding ADP-forming succinate--CoA ligase subunit beta: protein MKIHEYQGKELLRKFGVSVPRGYPAFSVEEAIEAAEKLGGSVWVVKAQIHAGGRGKGGGVKVAKSMDEVRQYASEILGMQLVTHQTGPKGQKVRRLLIEEGADIKKEYYVGIVTDRASQKVCVMASSEGGMEIEEVAAKTPEKILKVFVDPIVGFERKDAVELAKGIGVPDASVEKAANQFEKLYTTYQETDASLAEINPLILDGKGDIIALDAKFNFDSNALFRHPEIVEYRDLDEEDPNEIEASKYDLAYIQLDGNIGCLVNGAGLAMATMDTIKLFGGDPANFLDVGGGATVEKVTAAFEIMLKNKGVKAILVNIFGGIMRCDVIAEGVVAACKAVNLSVPLVVRMKGTNEELGKKILADSGLPIISADTMAEAATKVVAAVK from the coding sequence ATGAAAATTCATGAGTATCAAGGCAAAGAACTATTAAGAAAGTTCGGTGTTTCTGTGCCACGTGGATATCCAGCATTCTCTGTTGAAGAAGCGATCGAAGCAGCAGAAAAATTAGGTGGATCAGTGTGGGTGGTTAAAGCACAAATTCACGCTGGTGGCCGTGGTAAAGGCGGTGGTGTGAAAGTTGCAAAATCGATGGATGAAGTACGTCAATACGCTTCTGAAATTTTAGGTATGCAATTAGTGACACATCAGACCGGTCCAAAAGGTCAGAAAGTAAGAAGACTGCTGATTGAAGAAGGCGCTGACATTAAGAAAGAATACTACGTGGGTATCGTTACAGACCGTGCTTCCCAAAAAGTATGCGTGATGGCTTCTAGTGAAGGCGGTATGGAGATCGAAGAGGTTGCAGCGAAAACACCTGAAAAAATTCTTAAAGTGTTTGTTGACCCAATCGTTGGCTTTGAAAGAAAAGATGCTGTTGAATTAGCAAAAGGAATTGGTGTTCCTGACGCTTCAGTTGAAAAAGCGGCCAATCAGTTCGAGAAACTTTACACAACATACCAAGAAACTGATGCATCTTTGGCTGAGATTAATCCACTAATTTTAGATGGAAAAGGCGATATTATCGCATTAGACGCGAAGTTTAACTTTGACTCTAACGCTTTGTTCCGTCATCCAGAAATCGTTGAGTACCGTGATTTGGATGAAGAAGATCCGAATGAAATCGAAGCCTCAAAATATGACTTGGCTTACATTCAACTTGATGGCAATATCGGTTGTTTGGTAAACGGTGCAGGTCTTGCAATGGCTACGATGGATACCATTAAGTTATTTGGTGGTGATCCTGCTAACTTCCTAGACGTAGGTGGTGGTGCGACGGTTGAAAAAGTGACAGCTGCTTTTGAAATTATGCTTAAAAACAAAGGTGTTAAGGCTATTTTGGTCAACATCTTTGGTGGTATCATGCGTTGTGATGTGATCGCTGAGGGCGTAGTGGCTGCATGTAAAGCCGTGAATTTAAGTGTACCTTTGGTCGTTCGTATGAAAGGTACAAATGAAGAGTTAGGTAAGAAAATTCTTGCTGATTCTGGATTACCCATCATCAGTGCAGATACAATGGCAGAAGCAGCGACTAAAGTTGTTGCAGCGGTAAAATAA
- a CDS encoding AbgT family transporter: protein MQPIERKSNGRIQSFLKGVEYLGNLLPHPVVLFIFMCVLLLVISAIASYFGLSVPDPRPGKTGTIEVVNLLSATGLVKIVSGLVTNFTGFAPLGTVLVALLGVGIAENSGLISALLRAVVINAPRKLVTLTIVFAGIMSNTASELGYVVLIPLAAVIFYSLGRHPLAGLAAAFAGVSGGYSANLLLGTVDPLLSGITQEAARIIDPNYVVGPEANWFFMAASTFVISFLGYIITEKVIEPQLGKYSKDEAQNPETLTTNIEKLTAIEKKGIFWATVAAVVFALLLAWTIIPQDGILRNPKTGLVAGSPFLKGIVVFIFVFFAVPGYIYGRITKTIQSNQDLVNCMSKSMASLSMYIVLVFFAAQFVAFFNWSNLGAIMAVEGANFLNAAGLTGPLLLVGFIVICALINLMIGSASAQWAVTAPIFVPMLMLTGYAPEMIQAAYRIGDSVTNIITPMMSYFGLIMAVAMRYKKDTGVGTLMAMMLPYSMTFLVCWSLFFYLWVFVLGLPVGPGSATYYQP, encoded by the coding sequence ATGCAACCCATAGAACGTAAATCGAATGGTAGGATTCAGTCTTTTTTAAAGGGTGTCGAATACCTTGGTAATTTATTGCCACATCCAGTGGTATTGTTTATTTTCATGTGCGTATTGCTCTTAGTAATTTCGGCAATCGCTTCTTATTTTGGCTTGAGTGTGCCTGACCCCAGACCAGGTAAAACGGGTACGATAGAAGTGGTGAATTTATTAAGTGCGACGGGTTTGGTCAAAATCGTATCGGGGTTGGTGACTAATTTTACAGGATTTGCTCCTTTAGGCACGGTGTTAGTTGCTTTGTTGGGTGTAGGCATTGCCGAAAATTCTGGCTTAATTTCTGCATTATTAAGAGCGGTGGTGATTAATGCTCCCCGTAAATTAGTGACTTTGACGATTGTATTTGCAGGTATTATGTCAAATACGGCTTCAGAGTTGGGATATGTGGTCTTGATTCCATTAGCGGCTGTCATTTTCTATTCCTTGGGTCGCCATCCTTTGGCTGGGTTAGCAGCAGCCTTTGCAGGGGTGTCAGGCGGTTACAGTGCGAATTTATTGTTAGGAACGGTGGATCCCTTATTATCAGGGATTACACAAGAGGCTGCTAGAATTATTGATCCTAATTATGTCGTTGGACCTGAAGCAAACTGGTTTTTCATGGCAGCCAGTACCTTTGTGATTAGTTTTTTAGGCTATATCATTACAGAAAAAGTGATTGAACCTCAGCTAGGTAAATATTCCAAAGATGAAGCACAAAATCCAGAGACTTTAACCACGAATATTGAAAAACTAACGGCAATTGAAAAAAAGGGGATTTTCTGGGCGACGGTGGCCGCTGTAGTATTTGCCCTTTTATTAGCGTGGACGATTATCCCTCAAGATGGTATTTTGCGTAACCCTAAAACAGGTTTAGTAGCGGGTTCGCCTTTCTTGAAAGGAATCGTGGTCTTTATTTTTGTGTTTTTTGCGGTACCTGGGTATATCTACGGACGCATTACCAAAACCATACAATCCAATCAAGATTTGGTTAACTGCATGAGCAAAAGCATGGCATCTTTGAGTATGTACATTGTTTTGGTGTTTTTTGCAGCTCAGTTTGTGGCGTTCTTTAACTGGAGTAATTTAGGTGCGATTATGGCGGTTGAAGGGGCTAATTTCCTGAATGCGGCAGGTTTAACAGGTCCTTTATTACTGGTTGGTTTTATCGTGATTTGTGCGTTGATTAATCTGATGATTGGTTCGGCATCTGCCCAATGGGCCGTTACAGCACCGATTTTTGTACCAATGTTAATGTTAACGGGGTATGCACCCGAGATGATTCAGGCCGCTTATCGTATTGGTGATTCCGTGACCAATATTATCACGCCGATGATGAGCTATTTTGGTTTGATTATGGCTGTTGCTATGCGATATAAGAAAGACACGGGCGTTGGTACCTTAATGGCAATGATGTTGCCTTATTCTATGACGTTTTTAGTTTGCTGGAGTTTATTTTTCTATCTATGGGTCTTTGTTCTGGGCTTGCCCGTCGGACCTGGTTCAGCAACTTATTATCAACCTTAA
- a CDS encoding uroporphyrinogen-III C-methyltransferase, translating into MSKTTNEKEIAETTDEHKDPQLSTEKQEEDVQQKSDDSQEATKKKRRPPVILITVVAIIIVAAAIYFVRPDFISNSLGTDFKPVTETQSDVSSAKDATEVKQVVSHHEAPSNNQPSNESPETVATATPLSEDNKVVSEPSAKEEALTTEAPAVPLNEENKASVDEKPTAVAPEAAEHKEQETKLIDENKKRIDELETSLNNLSSQLQSLKEENANLRDHLNLLNPNDESYSLGQITQLLTTAQNELSLTRNIETATKALEMALNLSKTSVAFSTLSKAIASDLVAIQTAKVDNVDALYQETQTLKDLLEKSVLLTYDGAAYTPPQEDSTSTTDAIKADYLLANEQTTQPENQEETPATPEKEPNWFERAWDEVASWWSSDMGGLVKVEKISTPYDQIIDEAQARAVRDSMKLEVQLAQQALVGAYSDIWVSSLDEIAKNLDRYYQHQDPNVQKAMALVRKLQETPVRPVLPKLDLSLDALAKTKEIIR; encoded by the coding sequence ATGAGTAAGACAACGAACGAAAAAGAAATCGCTGAAACAACAGACGAACATAAAGATCCCCAACTTTCTACTGAAAAGCAGGAAGAAGATGTTCAACAAAAAAGTGATGATTCTCAGGAAGCTACTAAGAAAAAACGTCGTCCACCCGTGATATTGATAACGGTGGTCGCCATTATTATTGTCGCAGCAGCGATATATTTTGTGCGTCCTGACTTTATTAGCAACTCTTTGGGAACGGATTTTAAACCTGTTACTGAAACGCAGTCTGATGTGTCGAGTGCGAAAGACGCTACAGAAGTCAAGCAGGTGGTATCTCATCATGAGGCTCCAAGTAATAATCAGCCTTCCAACGAATCGCCCGAAACGGTTGCAACAGCGACACCGTTAAGTGAAGATAATAAAGTGGTCTCTGAGCCTAGTGCTAAAGAAGAGGCTTTGACAACAGAGGCACCTGCTGTACCATTGAACGAAGAGAACAAAGCAAGTGTTGATGAGAAACCGACTGCAGTTGCCCCTGAGGCAGCTGAGCATAAAGAGCAAGAGACTAAATTGATCGATGAAAACAAAAAACGCATAGATGAATTAGAAACTTCTCTTAACAATCTTTCATCACAACTTCAATCCTTGAAAGAAGAAAATGCAAATTTAAGAGATCATTTAAACCTTTTGAATCCTAATGATGAAAGCTATTCATTGGGACAAATCACACAATTATTAACTACTGCACAAAATGAACTGAGCCTTACTCGTAATATCGAGACTGCTACTAAGGCTTTGGAAATGGCTTTAAACCTAAGTAAAACATCGGTGGCTTTCAGTACCTTGTCTAAAGCGATTGCAAGTGATTTGGTGGCCATCCAGACCGCAAAAGTTGATAATGTGGACGCTTTGTACCAAGAGACACAAACGCTTAAAGATTTATTAGAAAAATCGGTTTTATTAACTTATGATGGTGCGGCATATACACCTCCTCAAGAGGATTCAACGTCCACGACTGATGCGATTAAAGCCGATTACTTACTGGCTAATGAGCAAACAACCCAGCCTGAGAATCAGGAAGAAACGCCCGCAACGCCAGAAAAAGAGCCGAATTGGTTTGAACGTGCATGGGATGAGGTGGCTTCTTGGTGGTCTTCTGATATGGGCGGTTTGGTTAAAGTAGAAAAAATTTCAACGCCTTATGATCAGATTATCGATGAGGCACAAGCTCGTGCGGTACGCGATTCTATGAAGTTAGAGGTCCAGCTTGCTCAACAAGCATTAGTAGGTGCTTATTCGGATATTTGGGTAAGTTCATTAGATGAAATTGCGAAGAATTTGGACCGCTATTATCAACATCAAGATCCGAATGTCCAGAAAGCCATGGCATTGGTTAGAAAGTTACAAGAAACGCCAGTACGTCCAGTATTACCGAAATTGGATTTAAGCTTGGATGCTTTGGCCAAAACAAAAGAAATCATCCGATAA